The following are encoded together in the Bos javanicus breed banteng chromosome X, ARS-OSU_banteng_1.0, whole genome shotgun sequence genome:
- the TEX13A gene encoding testis-expressed protein 13A: MALKPEDPSSGFWHGKVMAFINERMSRHAKGPEFYLENLSLSWEKVEDKFKAILEDHQVPGQAKEACAWGSLALGMRFACRQNQLHGHRVQWLHDLAGLHKSAAHALASDLKLFMAQHEVECKEAAFQLQQMQANLEKTRKERDQLRWKLFQAELESLQERAAKEPGLAMAAASGPETQGTSEEEEEEAGATATPAPASEATRGERQEDAEGAGAAGAEEAEEAAEEMVVDIMQLLSDVDQESHTSGGQRKGDHRSMERASRYLCKTTKSMYTASPWNLPVQLPASFTYSYSSPFLDAPTPSTPTLSPSASSSPAAAVTAGAPAPASPHRRPFDFSFWSNGGAWGIDPQEPTRNRSDYDPHQQRKPTAFRRPGDWNCPWCKAMNFSRQKICFRCGRDIWLQNP; this comes from the exons ATGGCCTTGAAACCTGAAGACCCAAGTAGTGGGTTCTGGCATGGTAAAGTGATGGCTTTCATCAACGAGAGGATGTCCAGGCACGCGAAAGGCCCGGAGTTCTACCTCGAGAATCTCTCTCTGTCCTGGGAGAAGGTGGAGGATAAGTTCAAGGCCATCCTAGAGGACCATCAGGTGCCCGGCCAGGCCAAAGAGGCCTGTGCCTGGGGCAGCCTGGCCCTGGGCATGCGTTTTGCCTGCAGACAGAACCAGTTACACGGGCACAGGGTGCAGTGGCTGCACGACTTAGCTGGGCTGCACAAGTCGGCCGCACATGCTTTGGCCTCAGACCTGAAGTTGTTCATGGCACAGCACGAGGTGGAATGCAAGGAAGCAGCCTTCCAGCTGCAACAAATGCAGGCCAACCTGGAGAAGACGCGGAAGGAAAGGGATCAGCTGAGGTGGAAGCTCTTCCAGGCA GAGCTGGAGTCTCTGCAGGAACGAGCTGCCAAGGAGCCAGGTCTGGCCATGGCCGCTGCCAGTGGGCCTGAGACACAAGGAACCAgtgaagaagaagaggaggaggcaggggccaCTGCTACTCCTGCTCCCGCTTCTGAAGCCACAAGAGGAGAAAGACAGGAGGATGCGGAAGGGGCGGGAGCTGCGGGGGCAGAGGAAGctgaggaggcagcagaggagatGGTTGTAGACATTATGCAGCTTCTCAGCGATGTAGACCAGGAAAGTCACACCTCTGgtgggcagaggaagggagatCACAGGTCCATGGAAAGAGCCAGTCGTTATCTATGTAAAACAACCAAGTCCATGTATACAGCCTCTCCATGGAACCTTCCTGTCCAGCTCCCTGCCTCATTCACATACTCATACTCATCTCCTTTTCTAGATGCACCCACACCATCCACACCCACATTATCCCCAAGTGCATCATcctcaccagcagcagcagtcacagcAGGAGCTCCAGCTCCAGCATCTCCCCATCGCAGGCCCTTTGATTTTAGCTTCTGGTCTAATGGGGGGGCCTGGGGAATAGACCCTCAAGAACCCACCAGAAATAGGAGTGACTATGATCCCCATCAGCAGAGAAAACCTACAGCATTTCGAAGGCCAGGGGATTGGAACTGCCCTTGGTGTAAAGCCATGAATTTTTCAAGGCAGAAAATTTGCTTCCGCTGTGGGAGAGATATCTGGCTACAGAACCCTTGA